From a region of the Lentilactobacillus curieae genome:
- a CDS encoding NADH-dependent flavin oxidoreductase has translation MAKYNFLNPFKLENKGITLKNRVVIPPMTERMAMEDGTVSKDELDYYQQRAGQAGMFISAVANVNPLGKGFEGELSIADDKFVPRLSELAAAMKTGGSKAIIQIFSAGRMSSSAILRGEQPISASAIAAPRPGHETPRALEEVEVLQTIKDFGEATRRAIEAGFDGVEIHGANTYLIQQFFSPHSNRRDDSWGGSVEKRMKFPLAVIDAVQDAIDKYSTAPFILGYRLSPEELEEPGITLADTMKLIDALKQKPLDYLHVSQNDVWRTSIRNHEDKRIINSLIKKQVAGAFPIIVVGSLATPKQVEKAAEDYDLLAIGHEMIWEPKWVSKVANGDEDSIRYSINKSELADLNIQPSFLGMIEMVSGGPQGVPLTGNQKE, from the coding sequence ATGGCAAAATATAATTTTTTGAATCCATTTAAATTAGAAAATAAGGGAATCACTCTTAAAAATCGTGTTGTTATTCCACCAATGACTGAACGAATGGCGATGGAAGACGGAACGGTTTCTAAAGATGAACTTGATTATTATCAACAACGTGCTGGTCAAGCGGGGATGTTTATTAGTGCGGTTGCCAATGTAAATCCGCTAGGCAAAGGGTTTGAAGGGGAACTTAGTATTGCGGATGATAAATTTGTTCCTAGGCTCTCTGAATTGGCGGCTGCTATGAAAACTGGTGGTTCAAAAGCGATTATCCAAATCTTCAGTGCGGGTCGGATGTCATCTAGTGCAATTTTACGTGGCGAGCAACCAATAAGTGCTAGTGCAATTGCCGCTCCCCGTCCAGGGCACGAAACTCCACGTGCTCTTGAAGAAGTAGAAGTTTTGCAAACGATTAAAGATTTTGGTGAAGCAACTAGAAGGGCAATTGAAGCTGGATTTGATGGGGTTGAGATTCATGGGGCGAATACGTATTTGATTCAGCAATTCTTTTCACCACACTCAAATCGTAGAGATGACAGTTGGGGCGGTTCAGTCGAAAAACGGATGAAATTTCCATTGGCCGTTATTGACGCTGTTCAAGATGCCATTGATAAGTATTCAACTGCGCCATTTATTTTGGGTTACCGCTTATCTCCAGAGGAATTGGAAGAACCAGGCATTACGCTTGCTGACACTATGAAATTGATTGATGCCCTTAAGCAAAAGCCACTTGATTACCTTCACGTTTCTCAAAATGATGTTTGGAGAACATCAATTCGCAATCACGAAGATAAGCGAATTATTAATAGTTTGATTAAGAAGCAGGTTGCCGGTGCGTTTCCAATCATCGTGGTTGGTTCATTAGCTACTCCAAAACAAGTTGAAAAGGCTGCTGAAGACTACGATCTTTTAGCGATTGGTCACGAGATGATTTGGGAACCCAAATGGGTTTCTAAGGTTGCAAATGGAGATGAGGATTCGATCCGGTACTCGATTAATAAAAGTGAACTAGCTGATTTGAATATTCAACCAAGTTTCTTAGGGATGATTGAGATGGTTTCGGGTGGTCCACAAGGTGTCCCACTGACTGGTAATCAGAAAGAATAG